The sequence below is a genomic window from Chitinophagales bacterium.
GATTGCTGTAGTTTTCAAAATCCCGGGAAGTCATCAAGCCCATAGAGTGCAAGTTGGGGGCAAATATCTTCGCATCCTCATATATGGTTCTATCCTGAATTACGGTTTTTTCTCCGTTTTGAATCTCAATGATTTGCTGAAAACGAGAATTGAGGAAATACACCTGCAAATTGAAAGACCAACGCGGCATATCTTCGTAAAAATCATTGAGATAGGGATTGTTCTCCACATCCTCGAAATGTGCCTGCCATTCAAAATGCTTGGCAAGCAATTTGGTCAAAGTAGATTTTCCTGCACCGATATTACCTGCTACAGCAATGTGTTTAATTGAGTTGTTGTTTTTCAAAACTTAAATTTATAGAGCTTTCAAACCAATAATTTTTTTCACTCCGCTAAGTGTTTCACCCGCACTTTCATGTGCTTTTTCAGCACCTTTTTGTACAATACTTCTCAGCAGATCTTCTTCCTTTAGATAATATTGAATTTTGCTGCGCAGCGGATCGGTGAATTTAATAATATCCTGTGCCAATTGCTTTTTTAAATCACCATAGCGAATACTGCAATTGGCATAATCTTCCTTAAAATTATTCAATACATCAGGTTCTGACACCAATTCCATTAATTTAAACAAATTTGCGACAGGTTCCGATACCGGGCTGTTTTTTTCTTTAGGCCCACTATCTGTAACTGCACGCATCACCTTTTTTTGAATAGCTTTAGGATCTTCTATTAAATACACCGCATTGTTTGCACCCTCGGATTTACCCATTTTTCCCTTGCCATCCAAGCCGGGCACTTTTACCAGGGCTTGATTAAAATTAAAAGCTTCTGGTTCGGGAAAAAAATCGGTTTCGTACAAATGATTGAAACGATTGACAAAATTGCGCGTCATTTCCAGATGCTGCTCTTGATCTTTACCTACCGGAACTTTCGTTGCTCTGTGAATAATAATATCCACCGCCATTAAAACCGGATAAGTTAATAAACCCGCATTGATATTGCTTTGCTGTTTGGCGACTTTATCCTTAAAAGTAGTGGATCTTTCCAGTTCGCCTAAATGTGCCAGCATATTGAAAATAAGATAGAGCTCAGGAATTTCAGGAATATGGCTTTGAATATAGAGCGTAGTTTTATCAGGATTGAGTCCACAGGCCAGGTAAGTCGCCAGTGTTTCTTTAATCCGATCTTGCAGTTCTGAAGCATTGGGGTGTGTTGTAAGTGCATGATAATCTGCAATAAAGAAGAAGGTTTCACACTGCTCCTGAAGCGCTACAAAGTTCTTAATTGCACCAAAATAGTTTCCCAAATGTATATTTCCTGTAGGACGCACACCACTAACAACTCTTTCCATGCGGCTAAAATTACAAAATTCTTAACTTTGGATTATGAAATCACAGAGTATTATACTTCGTAAATTTTGGGGCATTTATTTCTGGTTCGTGTTTGGAGGATCTTTGATCTTGCTTTTCCCTTTGTTTTGGCTGCTTTTACGCAGCGAAAAAACTTATCCGGCAGCCAACAGACTGAGGAAAGTCTGGGGCAATATCATTATGGCTTTTACAGGTGTTTATTACCAGGTAGAATTTGAAAGTCCTATTGATCCCAATCAACCTGTGATTCTCTGTGCCAACCACAGTTCTATTCTCGATATTCCTTT
It includes:
- a CDS encoding deoxynucleoside kinase → MKNNNSIKHIAVAGNIGAGKSTLTKLLAKHFEWQAHFEDVENNPYLNDFYEDMPRWSFNLQVYFLNSRFQQIIEIQNGEKTVIQDRTIYEDAKIFAPNLHSMGLMTSRDFENYSNLFQTVNSLIKPPDLMIYLKASIPTLVNQIQKRGREYEENLRLDYLKRLNEYYENWVKEYKDGKLLVIDVDNCNFADDQEHLGDVVNKVNAELFGLF
- the trpS gene encoding tryptophan--tRNA ligase; translation: MERVVSGVRPTGNIHLGNYFGAIKNFVALQEQCETFFFIADYHALTTHPNASELQDRIKETLATYLACGLNPDKTTLYIQSHIPEIPELYLIFNMLAHLGELERSTTFKDKVAKQQSNINAGLLTYPVLMAVDIIIHRATKVPVGKDQEQHLEMTRNFVNRFNHLYETDFFPEPEAFNFNQALVKVPGLDGKGKMGKSEGANNAVYLIEDPKAIQKKVMRAVTDSGPKEKNSPVSEPVANLFKLMELVSEPDVLNNFKEDYANCSIRYGDLKKQLAQDIIKFTDPLRSKIQYYLKEEDLLRSIVQKGAEKAHESAGETLSGVKKIIGLKAL